In a single window of the Leptospira sanjuanensis genome:
- the nuoL gene encoding NADH-quinone oxidoreductase subunit L: MEIANLIPALVALPLIGFLISGLFGKWLKGLTGIISTAVVFLSFALALLSFVLFHPMERAIPEIVTVMPWIETGNLNVSLAYQVDQLSLYMILIITGIGALIHLYSIGYMKDDPGFTRYFAYLNLFIFAMLNLVLAENLILLFLGWEGVGLCSYLLIGFDYHKESAANAGMKAFITNRIGDLGMLLGIALVFWYTGSVSFTQIAESIPEIPSFRYVIPLAAICFFIGAIGKSAQLPLHVWLPDAMAGPTPVSALIHAATMVTAGIFLIARLNPIFLSAPQVGHWIVIIGSITAFFAATIGLFQNDIKKVLAYSTVSQLGYMFVAMGAGAYVAGLFHLMTHAFFKALLFLGSGSVIYALHHEQDLRNMGGLKNQMKITWLTFLIGSLAISGIPPFSGFFSKDLILEKSYAYGTLFYGLGIVTALLTAFYMFRMTYLAFYGESRVSSHKAGHLHESPLVMTIPLVILSIGAVVAGFLEVPHFLFGGADALTRYFAPVFVRGTEISEMIVKHSVDGHETGAAIELILVAVSVAVAISGIFIARTIFLTGKNVPEAEESHTGLKRILSQKYYVDEFYKNFIVEPILLLGKFLAGYVERNFLDLMLRGTGRIAVAISLVLRRVQTGIIVDYAILIVFGTVVILSFFLLRGL; the protein is encoded by the coding sequence ATGGAAATTGCAAATCTTATCCCTGCGTTAGTCGCTCTTCCGTTGATCGGATTTTTAATCTCCGGTCTTTTCGGCAAGTGGTTAAAGGGACTAACCGGAATCATTTCTACGGCCGTCGTATTTTTATCTTTCGCGCTGGCTTTGTTGTCTTTCGTTCTATTTCACCCAATGGAACGCGCGATTCCCGAAATCGTAACCGTAATGCCTTGGATCGAAACCGGGAACCTAAACGTATCTCTCGCGTATCAAGTCGATCAGCTTTCGCTCTATATGATTTTGATCATCACCGGAATCGGGGCGCTCATTCATCTTTACAGCATCGGTTATATGAAGGACGATCCAGGCTTTACGCGTTATTTTGCGTATTTAAACCTGTTTATCTTTGCGATGTTGAATCTGGTACTTGCAGAAAACTTAATTCTTCTTTTTCTCGGATGGGAAGGAGTGGGGCTTTGTTCGTATCTCTTGATCGGATTCGATTATCACAAAGAATCCGCCGCCAACGCGGGAATGAAGGCATTTATCACGAATCGGATCGGCGATTTGGGAATGCTTCTCGGAATCGCGCTCGTGTTTTGGTATACGGGCAGCGTTTCCTTTACGCAAATCGCTGAATCGATTCCGGAAATCCCTTCCTTTCGATATGTGATTCCATTGGCGGCGATCTGCTTTTTTATCGGAGCGATCGGAAAATCGGCGCAGTTGCCCTTGCACGTGTGGCTTCCCGATGCGATGGCGGGACCGACTCCCGTTTCCGCGTTGATTCACGCGGCGACGATGGTGACAGCCGGAATCTTTTTGATCGCAAGGCTCAATCCTATCTTTTTATCCGCGCCGCAAGTGGGACATTGGATCGTAATCATCGGATCGATCACCGCCTTTTTTGCGGCGACGATCGGACTTTTTCAAAACGACATCAAGAAGGTGCTCGCGTATTCCACCGTGTCGCAGCTCGGATATATGTTCGTCGCGATGGGCGCCGGCGCTTACGTCGCGGGGCTCTTTCACTTGATGACGCACGCGTTCTTTAAAGCGCTTCTCTTTTTGGGATCGGGTTCCGTGATTTATGCGCTTCATCACGAACAGGATCTGCGGAACATGGGCGGACTGAAAAATCAGATGAAGATCACCTGGTTGACCTTTTTGATCGGATCGCTTGCTATTTCCGGAATTCCTCCGTTCAGCGGGTTCTTTTCCAAAGATCTAATATTAGAAAAAAGTTATGCGTATGGAACGCTCTTTTACGGACTCGGAATCGTTACCGCGCTCTTAACCGCGTTCTACATGTTCCGCATGACGTATCTTGCCTTTTACGGAGAATCTCGAGTCTCTTCCCACAAGGCTGGCCACTTGCACGAATCTCCGCTCGTGATGACGATTCCTCTCGTGATTCTTTCCATAGGCGCGGTCGTTGCCGGATTTTTGGAAGTGCCTCACTTTTTGTTCGGAGGAGCGGACGCTCTTACGCGTTACTTCGCTCCCGTCTTTGTCCGAGGAACCGAAATTTCCGAAATGATCGTCAAACACTCCGTAGACGGTCACGAAACGGGAGCCGCGATCGAATTGATCTTGGTGGCCGTATCGGTAGCCGTTGCGATTTCCGGAATCTTTATCGCGAGAACGATCTTTTTGACGGGAAAAAACGTTCCGGAAGCGGAAGAATCGCACACGGGCTTAAAACGGATTCTTTCGCAGAAATACTACGTGGACGAGTTTTATAAGAACTTCATCGTGGAACCGATACTGCTGCTCGGAAAGTTTTTAGCGGGATACGTGGAAAGAAATTTCTTGGATCTGATGCTGCGCGGAACGGGAAGAATCGCGGTCGCGATCTCCCTTGTGTTGCGAAGGGTTCAGACCGGAATCATCGTCGACTACGCGATCCTGATCGTATTCGGAACCGTGGTCATTCTTTCCTTTTTTCTATTGAGGGGGCTGTAA
- the nuoK gene encoding NADH-quinone oxidoreductase subunit NuoK — protein sequence MSLWISGIPMHYFLILAMIIFTIGVAGVMVRRSAVLIFMSVELILNSVNLVFVTFSKALHQVDGEVVVFFVMAIAAAEAAIGLAIVIAIHRLKKTSYVDEMNLMKW from the coding sequence ATGAGTCTTTGGATTTCCGGAATTCCGATGCACTACTTTCTGATTCTTGCGATGATCATCTTCACGATCGGAGTCGCGGGAGTGATGGTGCGAAGAAGCGCGGTTTTGATCTTTATGTCGGTGGAGTTGATCTTGAACTCCGTGAACCTCGTATTCGTGACTTTCTCAAAGGCGCTTCACCAAGTCGACGGAGAAGTGGTCGTCTTTTTCGTAATGGCGATTGCGGCCGCGGAAGCCGCGATCGGACTCGCGATCGTGATCGCGATTCATAGGCTTAAAAAGACGAGCTATGTGGACGAAATGAATCTGATGAAATGGTAG
- a CDS encoding NADH-quinone oxidoreductase subunit J, producing the protein MPYTDQPQLLLFFLFSAVMILSSLGVIFHPNAITAAVLLVLSFFSLAAIYAVMNAIFIATMQLLVYAGAIMVLVVFVLMLLSLREDDTKLFIFEKPIKKLLYLGLVMFLGVLLVTAVQDGIPSDTTSPIGYARTKEGQFAGYSFRLSKNEIVGNQAGEKKNDSNGTAAENAPVPDTLSGNTVNPEPVHVSGNTAVVGSAMFLRYLLPFELISLLLLAAVLGAVVLGKKNLGKDAEGGNL; encoded by the coding sequence ATGCCATATACGGATCAACCTCAACTGCTTCTATTCTTTCTGTTTTCGGCGGTGATGATACTCAGTTCTTTGGGGGTGATCTTTCATCCCAACGCGATCACGGCCGCGGTTTTGCTCGTATTGAGTTTTTTCTCGCTCGCCGCAATCTATGCGGTGATGAATGCGATCTTTATCGCGACGATGCAGCTTCTCGTTTACGCGGGAGCGATCATGGTTTTGGTCGTGTTCGTGTTGATGCTTTTGTCGTTGCGCGAGGACGATACGAAACTCTTTATTTTCGAAAAACCCATTAAGAAATTATTATATTTAGGATTGGTAATGTTCTTGGGCGTTTTGCTCGTCACTGCGGTTCAAGACGGAATCCCTTCGGATACGACGTCGCCGATCGGATATGCCAGGACCAAAGAAGGGCAATTTGCGGGTTATTCCTTTCGGCTTTCTAAGAACGAGATCGTAGGAAATCAAGCGGGCGAGAAAAAAAACGACTCGAATGGGACTGCCGCCGAGAATGCGCCCGTTCCCGATACTTTGTCCGGAAATACCGTAAACCCCGAACCGGTCCACGTTAGCGGAAATACCGCCGTGGTCGGAAGCGCCATGTTTTTACGATACCTTCTTCCGTTCGAGCTGATTTCCTTGTTATTGCTCGCGGCTGTGCTCGGTGCGGTCGTTCTCGGAAAAAAGAATTTAGGGAAGGACGCGGAAGGAGGAAACCTATGA